ATTTACTTTATACAGAGCAAATTAGTCTTTGCTTAGCAGGTTCAGACCTCAATATAAAAATGCGTGAGAATCTACAATTGGTAATGTCTGAAACAGTAGTGGCTACTATTTCGTCTAGCCATACTCTTCTACAAGAAAAATCAAAGCAGTTTTCTATTGAGGAGTTAATCAATATTAGACAAATTGTTGTGGCGAGTAGTGAACTTGAAATGACAGATCCCCGTTCAATTATTGGTGCAATGTACTGGAAAACGAATAGTCTACAAACAGCAATTAATATGGTTGAAGCAGGACTCGGCTGGGGAAATTTTCCTTTATCTCTAGTACAAGAAAAAATCGATCAAGGTCATTTAGTGCTTTTAGATTTTAAAAATACAAAAAATCATTTACCCCTATCAATCTATTTAATTTGGCTTCAAGATCGCCCTTTACCTAAAGCAGCACGCGAGCTAATTCAAATTATTCAAGAAAATTTATAAATTTTCATATGTGAATCATAAAAACTTATAGGTATTTTTATGAGGCCAATTCTTGCTAAATCTATTTTTTTAAAGTTTGGGCTTATTATTCTGTACTATTTTTACCATTATTGTTAAATAGCAAAAAGCCTACTCAAAAAGTAGGCTTCTTACTGTATTTCAGGATTAAGCAATAATATTTTATTTTGTAAAAAATACACTTATACTTTATTAAAACCAAGTGTTTTAGTCAAGAATAAAGTTGATTAGATACAAAGAATTACATTGTTGCGATGACAGCTATTCTTTAAGTTTTATATAAAAAATATTTTTGAAAAAAGAAGGTTTTTTCAATGATAAAAACTTCCATTCTCTTCCCTAAAAGGCTTATCCGCTTTTAGAAAAAGACAGTCAACAAATAAAGGTTAAATATTATATTTTTAAATTAATTAAATTCACATATCTAAATATTGGAAATACATTTATTCATTACTTTTATATTCGAAGTAATTGCCTTACTACTTCAATTAAACTTTTTACCAATATAATTGTAAATAACTTTATTCTAAATTTTTAATTTTATATTTGCTCTAAAAATTATTAACAATACCTCATTTAAGTTATTTTACCGAATAATTTTTTAATATTATACATTTACAAACACTTCATTAGAATTCTAATAAATTAAAATTATAGACAGTATTTTTCAATAGATATGATTTTTGAAATGATGCTTTCTATATTTTATAATTTAATTTCAATACATAAAAATTTATATTTTGTTTATATTTAGGTATTTTGACTAAGTTTACCTAATATATTATTCTTTACTACAAACAAATAAAACACAAAAATGATCACATTTCAAACAAATACATTCTATATAATTTAATCATACAATTGAAAGAATATTTATATCACTAACATGACAAACTGCTGCAATAAGTTCTAATTGATCGATAAATAACTAAGTTCACTTTACTCATGAAGTAAACATACGCTAGAATCGCTATCGCTTGTAATATTTAACCAATAAATCACAATAATTTTGATTTTGCGTTACGTCTACTTCAGAAAATGACTTGTGTTTAATTAAAAAATTGATTAGTATTGCACGCACTGAAAAGCCTTGAGATTAAAAGCTTTTCTGACTTATAGGGCCTATAGCTCAGTTGGTTAGAGCAGCGGACTCATAATCCGTTGGTCCACAGTTCAAGTCTGTGTGGGCCCACCAAATTCGAACCTCATAAACTAAAAAGTTTATGGGGTTTTTTAATAATTATCTAAATAGAATAGTTTTCGCTCATTTAAACAATATTCAAAACTTAATTAACAAATTGTAAAGTTTATTTTATCTTAAAGTTTTAACTGCTTTTAAATACCTTTCTTCTAAACTGAATATTCCTATTTCTTCTATTAAGCTAAAATTTGCTTCTGCATCAGCTCTGTATTTTCTAACTGAGCATCCCAAAACTTTTCCCACAAATCACAATACTCTAAGCATAACTTTTCAATATAGTTATAATCTTCTTCTGTACAAGCTTGCATCAAGACATACCATAAGTCTTCTTCATGGTCATCATCTGCGGCTTCTGCACTTTCATCCTCAGATATCCCATGTACATGGTAATAACCACCACCCTCCACGTCCAGACCTACTGCTTTGGTGGCTTTACGTAACGGTGGGCTATAAAGAATAACTTCTTCCTCTGCAACTGCTAATAACGCTGAAACAGCCTTATAGTCATCATAAGCATTTTCTAAAAACACCCTAACTTGCTTTGCAATTTCAGAGGGTTGATACGTGAGGCGATCTTGTTCTGTAATACCAAAATCATTCAATATATCTTCAAATAGCGGATAGTGAGCATATTCAGGATTCCCCTGATAGTAACCGTCTTTATCTAAACCTGGACGAAATCCAAACTCATCAAAAATATTTAAACTCAAAAGAAAGCGCGGATACATTTTTGCACCTGCATGTAATCTTGGCTCTAATTGTTTTGTTTGAAATTGTGCCATGAGCAAAGCATCGGTGAAAGTTTGAACAATTGCGTGACGATATTCTAAATGAATTTTTTTTAAATCTTCTTTATTAATTTTGCCATTATTTAAAGTATCAATTGCCGAATGATGAGATACAGGGTGTTCAGCAATTTTCGCCCTCAAACGGGTCAAAAAGTTTAAATTTTTTTCCCATAATTCGGCTGAAATGCTTTGCTTCATCCCTGCAAGTGCTTTCTTTCTAGGATTATTAAAATTCTCAAATTTCTTAGGCATATCCGCTCTCATTAAACTTATTAAAGCCTGTCCGATTTTTACATATTTTATTATAAAAACAATGACTTAAATTAATATTTAAACATGTTCCATCATTAATTAATATTAGAAGTAAAATCATACGAAATCAAATAGAAAATTTAAAAAAAATCCAATTAAATGATAATCATTATCACAATATAAACTTGAATCAATTTCAGTTTTTTATTATCATAATTTGTATTAAAAATTTAATATTTTAGATTAAGTTATAATTAGTTTTAACTATATGGAATAGTAATGTCAAAAAAAGAAGATATTATAAATACTGCTTTAAATTTATTTAATCAGATTGGGTACAATGCTACTGGTGTTGACCGTATTATTGCTGAATCAAATGTTGCAAAGATGACTTTTTATAAATATTTTCCTTCAAAGGAAAATTTAATTATGGAGTGTTTGCAACATCGCAATATAAATATTCAAAACTCAATCAATGCACAATTAAATTTACATCAAGATGCCAGCCCTCTTGAAAAAATCCATATTATTTTTAATTGGTATATTGAGTGGATCAATAGCGAAACCTTTAATGGATGTTTATTTAAAAAAGCATTTATTGAAGTATCTAAACAATATACTTCAATTCGTGAACCATTTTACGAATATACAAAATGGCTCACTAATTTATTGCATGAAAAGCTCACTCAATTAGGTATAAAAAATCCTACTCCTCTTGTTCATATTATTATTTCTATTATTGATGGAATGATTATTGATGGCACCACGGATAAAAACCTGATTAATCCAGAAAAGATTTGGCAATATATTGAATATTTAATTAATGAAGAGATCCCTCAGCAAGTCTCATAGTTTTAATATTCTTCAGGTTTATTATTTTCATAAAAAGTTTGAGAGAAAAATAAAAAATAAATTTTCAAACAATTTAGAGCTTACTTCATCCTTAATTTTGGTGCCCTACTTTAGCTTTCATAATTTCTCTAGGCTTTTCTACAAACTCATATTAGAATCCTGAAAATTTATCAACTTGCACTGATCTATGAAAAAATTTCTAGGTAATTCTATCTTTAAAGCCGTTGGTTGGACCTACAATGTAGATCCTCAAATTCTTGAGAAAAAACAAGTTATTATTGGCTTTGAACATACATCAAATCTAGATGCAGTGTTATCGATTGCCCTCTTCCAAATTTTAGATATAAAAATTCATACTTTAATAAAAAAGGAACTTTTTAAAGGCCCGCTTAAACCACTTTTAGAAAAGCTAGGTGGTATTCCAGTTGATCGCAAAGCAAGTAAAGATATTGTTTCTCAGATGGTTGAACAATTTCAAACGCATGAAACTTTTAACTTGGTGATTGCTCCTGAAGCTACTCGTGCTAAAGATGGTTCGGAACGCAAACCTATCCGTACCGGTTTCTGGCATATTGCTAAAGCAGCCAATGTTCCAATCGTTTTAATGTATGCCAATGCTCGAAGTAAACAAGGTGGGATTTTAGGTAAAATTTATCCAACAGATTTACAAAAAGATTTGGAAACAATTAAAGAACTATATGCACAATTTGATATAGATGTGAAAATTAACTAAATCAAATTGGGCTTAATTTGACCTAATCTCAGTCATTAGATCTTAAGCTTATTGTTCTTATTCAATTGGCTAACAAAACGCAGGGCAACAGTTTTCAACAAAACCATGCCTATGCTAATATTCTAGCACTTTTGCATTTTCTTTTTTGGAGTTCACGTCCATGGCGGGTCATTCTAAATGGGCCAATATTAAGCATCGTAAAGCGAAACAAGATGCAAGTCGCGGTAAAGTTTTTACTAAATATATTCGTGAAATTGTGACTGCTGCCAAACTTGGTGGTGGAGATGCTGCTAGCAACCCTCGTCTGCGTGCAGTAGTTGAAAAAGCACTCTCAGTTAATATGACACGTGACACCATTAACCGTGCGATCCAACGTGGTGCTGGTGGTGAAGATAATGATGATTTAAAAGAAGTAACTTACGAAGGTTATGGCGTTGGTGGTGTTGCTGTTCTTGTTGAAACAATGACAGATAACTTAAACCGTACCGTACCAGACGTACGTCACTGCTTTAGTAAGACAAATGGTAACTTAGGAACTGCGGGTTCTGTATCTTATCTATTTACTAAACGTGGTGAGATTACTTTTGAAGATGTTTCTTTAGAAGATAAAATCATGGAAGTTGCTTTAGAAGCTGGCGCTGAAGATATTGAAGTTTCAGAAGATGAAATTTTAGTAATTACTTCACCTGAGACCTTTGGTGAAGTTCAAGATGCTCTCGCTGCTGCTGGTTTAAAATCTGACAACGCAGAAGTTGTGATGAGTCCATCTACAAAAGCTGAAATTACAGATGTTGATCAAGCAAAACAAATTCTAAAAATGATCGATATGTTTGAAGATCTCGATGATGTACAAAACGTTTATACCAACGTTGAGTTCTCGGATGAGGTTTTAGCTCAATTAGATGCCTAAATCAGACATTTGAATGAAAGAAAACGCACCATCTGGTGCGTTTTTTTATAGTTTATTAAGTAAGTTATAGCAGTTAAACACATTATATTTTTTAATGACAAAGCTTGAATGTAAAGCAACAACATTGTCAATTTTTCCAATACGTCTTAACAAAATTTCGCTGTAGTCATCCATGTTACGCGCTACAAGTTCTAAAATAAAATCAGCACTTTGCCCTGTCACCAAAAAAGCATTAGTGACTTCTGGAATTGCTTCTATTTCAGCAAGAAACTTGTCAAACGTTTCACTATCATGCTTGCTTAATGAAACTTGCAATAAAATATGTAAAGTAAATCCAAGCTTACTAAAGTTAATTTCCCTTTTGAGCTGGCCCATAATGTTGGCTTCAATCAGGTGTTTGATACGACGATGTACAGAACTGACTGACAGATTGATCCGTTCTGAAAGTTCATTCAAATTTAGGTCTTCATGAGACAAAATTTCTAGAATTTGTTTATCAAAACGGTCCAACTCCATTCTTATCTCCAGCCAGAATTTTACAATAACGACAGTATACCCTATACGACTACTTCTGCATTGAAAATACAAAGGCTTAAAGGCAGCTAAAAACAACTTTGCCAATCAAATGCACCTGCAAATCCTTCTACACTTTCTACTCGCACACCTTTAATATGGGAAGCTATTCAAGTATCTATCTCTTAGCAAAATATAACTTCTAGAGAAATGAGATTAAAAAAAAGAGCCTTGAAAGGCTCTTTTTTAAGGATATTAGTGCATTGCCTGAATTTTTTCCAAGAAGAGTTTCGCACGTTCATGGCGAGCTTCTAAATTATCAAAGAATTCATGCGTTGGGCAGTCTTCTAAAATTTTACCTTCATCCATAAAAATTAAGCGGTTAGATACTCTTTTAGCAAAGCCCATTTCATGGGTAACACACATCATGGTCATGCCTTCATGTGCAAGTTGCACCATAACTTCAAGTACTTCACCGACCATTTCCGGATCAAGTGCAGAAGTTGGTTCGTCAAACAACATACAGATTGGATCCATAGACAAACCACGTGCAATTGCTACACGTTGCTGCTGACCACCTGATAACTGACCCGGAAATTTATCTTTATGAGCGAGTAAACCTACACGCTCTAAATATTTCAATCCTTTTGCACGAGCATCTGCAACTGAGCGCTTTAACACTTTAACCTGAGCGATCGTCAAATTTTCCAAAACAGTCATGTGTGGAAAAAGTTCAAAGTGCTGAAAGACCATTCCTACTCTTGAACGAAATTTAGCAAGATCTGTTTTTGGATCTTTAAGCGAAATCCCATCAACAATAATGTCACCTTGTTGAAATGGTTCTAAAGCATTTACTGTTTTAATGAGTGTTGATTTTCCTGAACCAGATGGTCCACACACAACAACGACATCACCTTTTTCAATACTCGTCGTGCAATCTGTTAAAACCTGAAAATCACCATACCATTTAGAGATATGTTGGATGTCTATCATTGGCATTTAAAATCTCCAATTAGCGAATGATGGCAATTTTTTGCTGTAAGCGTTTGACTAAATGCGATAGCACAAACGAGCTACAGAAATACACTACAGCGACGATTAAATAGAATGTTGCTTTTGTTTCAGGCCCATAAGTATTAGCCAATGTATCTGCACGACCTAAAAAGTCTGGTGC
This genomic stretch from Acinetobacter pittii harbors:
- a CDS encoding LysR family transcriptional regulator, whose product is MNFNSENIELFITVLDTGSFSAAARKLNRVPSAVSMAIANLEAELGYTLFERTPRKVIPTATALALEPQARIISEQLRLFSTHAHELSLGLESKLRIGVVSDVNTKLLFNSIKKLADKFPLLNIEVITAPQDDIVNLLYTEQISLCLAGSDLNIKMRENLQLVMSETVVATISSSHTLLQEKSKQFSIEELINIRQIVVASSELEMTDPRSIIGAMYWKTNSLQTAINMVEAGLGWGNFPLSLVQEKIDQGHLVLLDFKNTKNHLPLSIYLIWLQDRPLPKAARELIQIIQENL
- a CDS encoding iron-containing redox enzyme family protein, producing the protein MPKKFENFNNPRKKALAGMKQSISAELWEKNLNFLTRLRAKIAEHPVSHHSAIDTLNNGKINKEDLKKIHLEYRHAIVQTFTDALLMAQFQTKQLEPRLHAGAKMYPRFLLSLNIFDEFGFRPGLDKDGYYQGNPEYAHYPLFEDILNDFGITEQDRLTYQPSEIAKQVRVFLENAYDDYKAVSALLAVAEEEVILYSPPLRKATKAVGLDVEGGGYYHVHGISEDESAEAADDDHEEDLWYVLMQACTEEDYNYIEKLCLEYCDLWEKFWDAQLENTELMQKQILA
- a CDS encoding TetR/AcrR family transcriptional regulator yields the protein MSKKEDIINTALNLFNQIGYNATGVDRIIAESNVAKMTFYKYFPSKENLIMECLQHRNINIQNSINAQLNLHQDASPLEKIHIIFNWYIEWINSETFNGCLFKKAFIEVSKQYTSIREPFYEYTKWLTNLLHEKLTQLGIKNPTPLVHIIISIIDGMIIDGTTDKNLINPEKIWQYIEYLINEEIPQQVS
- a CDS encoding 1-acyl-sn-glycerol-3-phosphate acyltransferase — its product is MKKFLGNSIFKAVGWTYNVDPQILEKKQVIIGFEHTSNLDAVLSIALFQILDIKIHTLIKKELFKGPLKPLLEKLGGIPVDRKASKDIVSQMVEQFQTHETFNLVIAPEATRAKDGSERKPIRTGFWHIAKAANVPIVLMYANARSKQGGILGKIYPTDLQKDLETIKELYAQFDIDVKIN
- a CDS encoding YebC/PmpR family DNA-binding transcriptional regulator translates to MAGHSKWANIKHRKAKQDASRGKVFTKYIREIVTAAKLGGGDAASNPRLRAVVEKALSVNMTRDTINRAIQRGAGGEDNDDLKEVTYEGYGVGGVAVLVETMTDNLNRTVPDVRHCFSKTNGNLGTAGSVSYLFTKRGEITFEDVSLEDKIMEVALEAGAEDIEVSEDEILVITSPETFGEVQDALAAAGLKSDNAEVVMSPSTKAEITDVDQAKQILKMIDMFEDLDDVQNVYTNVEFSDEVLAQLDA
- a CDS encoding Lrp/AsnC family transcriptional regulator — encoded protein: MELDRFDKQILEILSHEDLNLNELSERINLSVSSVHRRIKHLIEANIMGQLKREINFSKLGFTLHILLQVSLSKHDSETFDKFLAEIEAIPEVTNAFLVTGQSADFILELVARNMDDYSEILLRRIGKIDNVVALHSSFVIKKYNVFNCYNLLNKL
- the gltL gene encoding amino acid ABC transporter ATP-binding protein → MPMIDIQHISKWYGDFQVLTDCTTSIEKGDVVVVCGPSGSGKSTLIKTVNALEPFQQGDIIVDGISLKDPKTDLAKFRSRVGMVFQHFELFPHMTVLENLTIAQVKVLKRSVADARAKGLKYLERVGLLAHKDKFPGQLSGGQQQRVAIARGLSMDPICMLFDEPTSALDPEMVGEVLEVMVQLAHEGMTMMCVTHEMGFAKRVSNRLIFMDEGKILEDCPTHEFFDNLEARHERAKLFLEKIQAMH